A stretch of Colletotrichum lupini chromosome 2, complete sequence DNA encodes these proteins:
- a CDS encoding peptidyl-prolyl cis-trans isomerase ssp-1, whose translation MADTGLPPGWEVRHSNSKNLPYYFNAAEKVSRWEPPAGTDTEKLKHYMATHHSAGAGARSQAVPVPEGKIRAAHLLVKHKDSRRPSSWREAEISRTKEDALEIIKAHEAKIMSGSTTLGELALTESDCSSARKRGDLGYFGKGDMQREFEEAAFGLNPGDISGVVETASGLHLIERLE comes from the exons ATG GCTGACACCGGTCTCCCCCCCGGCTGGGAAGTGCGACACTCCAACTCCAAGAACCTGCCCTACTACTTCAATGCCGCCGAAAAGGTCTCACGCTGGGAGCCGCCTGCGGGAACCGACACCGAGAAGCTGAAGCACTACATGGCCACCCATCACAGCGCTGGCGCCGGCGCAAGATCCCAGGCTGTTCCTGTGCCAGAGGGAAAGATCCGCGCTGCCCACCTGCTGGTCAAGCACAAAGACAGCCGGCGCCCTTCCAGCTGGAGAGAG GCCGAAATTTCCCGCACCAAGGAGGACGCACTCGAGATCATCAAGGCTCACGAGGCCAAGATCATGTCTGGTTCCACCACGCTCGGCGAGCTGGCCCTGACCGAGTCCGACTGCAGCAGTGCCCGTAAGAGGGGTGACTTGGGCTACTTCGGCAAGGGTGACATGCAACGGGAGTTTGAAGAAGCTGCCTTTGGTCTTAACCCCGGCGACATCAGCGGCGTCGTGGAGACGGCGAGCGGCCTGCACTTGATTGAGAG ACTGGAGTAA
- a CDS encoding cellulose-growth-specific protein has translation MKSSIASLLGSAALVAAHGYVSDGLIGGTNYTFYQPYQDPYTSPAPERISRPIQGNGPVEDLTSIDLQCGGYTAGGVKGSSPAKLVAEAKAGDEVTLNWTLWPESHIGPTITYMAKCAGDDCTTFTPNTDKVWFKVQESGREGTSNTWGATPLMTAGNSGVKYTIPECLAPGQYLVRHEIIALHASYSYPGAQFYPGCHQIKVTGSGSTSPSDLVAFPGAYAATDAGITYDAYKAQEYTIPGPAVFSCSGSGSGSGSGAASSAAPVATSAAATSAAAATSAPATSVASAATPSQTATDDEEDCPVESASATVSAAATVPTLAADEEEDCPAESEVPTATATAAPVATPTQTADDEEDCPAESEAPVATSTAAAPVATPTQAASDDEEDCPAESSAPVATPTPTQAADDEEDCPVETPSATAVAKRMSIHDRRIQA, from the coding sequence ATGAAGTCCTCTATCGCCTCCCTTCTTGGATCCGCAGCCCTGGTGGCTGCCCACGGTTACGTCTCTGATGGTCTCATCGGTGGCACCAACTACACCTTCTACCAGCCCTACCAGGACCCGTACACGAGCCCGGCCCCCGAGCGTATCTCCCGTCCCATCCAGGGCAACGGCCCCGTCGAGGACCTGACCAGCATCGACCTCCAGTGCGGTGGCTACACCGCCGGTGGTGTCAAGGGCTCCTCCCCCGCCAAGCTTGTCGCCGAGGCCAAGGCTGGTGACGAGGTCACCCTCAACTGGACTCTCTGGCCCGAGTCTCACATTGGCCCTACCATCACCTACATGGCCAAGTGCGCCGGTGATGACTGCACCACCTTCACCCCCAACACCGACAAGGTCTGGTTCAAGGTCCAGGAGAGCGGCCGTGAGGGCACCTCCAACACCTGGGGTGCCACCCCCCTCATGACCGCCGGCAACTCTGGCGTCAAGTACACCATCCCCGAGTGCCTTGCCCCCGGCCAGTACCTCGTCCGCCACGAGATCATCGCCCTCCACGCCTCCTACTCCTACCCCGGCGCCCAGTTCTACCCGGGATGCCATCAGATCAAGGTCACCGGTTCCGGCAGCACCAGCCCCTCTGACCTGGTTGCCTTCCCCGGTGCCTACGCCGCCACTGATGCTGGTATCACCTACGATGCCTACAAGGCCCAGGAGTACACCATCCCCGGCCCTGCCGTCTTCTCCTGCTCCGGCTCCGGTTCCGGCTCCGGCTCCGGCGCTGCTTCCTCCGCTGCCCCCGTTGCCACTTCCGCCGCCGCTACCTCTGCCGCTGCTGCTACCTCTGCCCCCGCCACTTCTGTTGCCTCTGCTGCTACCCCCAGCCAGACTGCCACCGATGATGAGGAGGACTGCCCCGTTGAGTCTGCCTCCGCCACCGTCAGCGCCGCTGCCACCGTCCCTACTCTCGCCGCCGATGAGGAAGAGGACTGCCCTGCCGAGTCCGAGGTCCCTACCGCCACCGCCACCGCTGCCCCCGTTGCCACCCCTACTCAGACCGCtgacgacgaggaggacTGCCCCGCTGAGTCTGAGGCTCCCGTTGCTACCTCCACTGCCGCCGCCCCCGTCGCTACCCCTACCCAGGCTGCCTCCGACGATGAGGAGGACTGCCCTGCCGAGTCCTCTGCTCCCGTTGCCACCCCCACTCCTACCCAGGCTGCtgacgacgaggaggacTGCCCCGTCGAGACCCCCTCCGCGACCGCTGTCGCCAAGCGCATGAGCATTCACGACCGCCGCATCCAGGCATAA
- a CDS encoding RNA polymerase M/15 kDa subunit, whose protein sequence is MATPMSTNSQDDGANKKLEQITFRFCSECSNMLYPKEDEETHRLQFTCRTCQFTEEAQSTCVFRNVMNNAAGETAGVTQDVGSDPTVGDPQSVLAPVVCIGCGHAILCSGCGNPSDDFNVSAAPTHQHDGPQSKKTEITWDDLMDMAEDEALEEYDEEKESVTSDEINHGFAGIALHNEPDSANRKVSWPTFQLALPRSNKECPVCKAGEAVFFQSQQRSAETGMKLFYVCCDCGHIFQ, encoded by the exons ATGGCGACCCCCATGAGCACAAACTCCCAAGACGACGGCGCGAACAAGAAGCTTGAGCAGATTACCTTTCGCTTTTGCTCCGAATGCTCCAACATGCTCTACCCCAAGGAGGACGAAGAGACTCACCGCCTCCAATTCACCTGCCGAACCTGCCAGTTTACCGAGGAGGCTCAGTCCACCTGCGTCTTCCGCAACGTCATGAACAACGCCGCCGGTGAGACCGCCGGTGTCACACAGGATGTCGGTTCGGATCCTACTGTAGGTGATCCCCAGTCTGTTCTTGCCCCTGTTGTATGCATCGGCTGCGGCCACGCCATCCTTTGCAGCGGCTGCGGTAATCCGTCCGACGACTTCAACGTCTCAGCGGCCCCTACCCACCAGCACGACGGTCCCCAGAGCAAGAAGACGGAGATCACATGGGACGACCTGATGGACATGGCCGAAGACGAGGCCCTCGAAGAGTACGACGAAGAAAAGGAATCGGTCACTTCCGACGAGATCAACCACGGGTTCGCGGGCATCGCACTCCACAATGAGCCTGACTCCGCCAACCGCAAAGTCTCGTGGCCTACCTTTCAGCTGGCT CTTCCACGATCAAACAAGGAATGCCCCGTCTGCAAGGCTGGCGAAGCCGTCTTCTTCCAGTCCCAGCAGCGAAGCGCCGAGACGGGCATG AAATTGTTCTATGTCTGCTGCGATTGCGGTCACATCTTCcagtaa
- a CDS encoding histidine acid phosphatase, translated as MLPAAAFIVISLVGSAAAETVHGVVVFSRHGDRTTKHYGAQSLTSVGAQQCFEVGSDYRGRYLEADSSSRILNISEDKYVSSQIYASAPDQGILLNTATAFLQGLYPPLVGLNAQVASSTLNNGSTSTSPLNGYQYVLLHGENSNSPDTIWIKGDDGCPTNAKAYKAFEASEEFQTRVTETKDFYGSFYDVLESVYDYKPENMTYKNAYDIFDLVNVARIHNSTSLARNVTDEELFQLRTLADSAEFGYNFNASKPDSTIHAKTLAAGILAQLNQTVASKGKLKFSLLAGSYDTFMSFFGLTDLITISDDFYGLPDYASTMAFELVSDNTTVFPANVDADLRVRFLFRNGTFGELTAFPLFGTGEDTLSWPRFVEEMQKRAISTVEEWCTACSSLVSFCAAYQDEEATSSSSGSSGGMSNVVAGVIGAMVTLGVAVIGAIAFFMMKKRRTAPVSQVQESMAEKSSLRSGGSRTKDLRESGHPRLAEAFAPSKCIERIMPVKLCDSSDHIVRQQPSGTRVHLIFERNIRRDVFSRTRFCTADLFYSHGAS; from the exons ATGCTTCCTGCGGCTGCCTTTATTGTGATCTCACTCGTCGGCTCCGCAGCCGCCGAGACTGTCCACGGCGTTGTCGTCTTCAGTCGTCATGGCGATC GAACAACGAAGCATTATGGAGCTCAGTCGTTGACCAGCGTCGGTGCCCAGCAGTGTTTCGAGGTTGGCAGTGACTACCGAGGCCGCTATCTGGAGGCGGACTCTTCTAGTCGGATTCTCAACATTTCCGAGGATAAATACGTTTCCTCGCAAATCTACGCCAGTGCTCCCGACCAAGGCATCCTATTGAATACGGCCACGGCATTTCTACAAGGCCTCTATCCTCCATTGGTAGGCCTCAACGCTCAGGTTGCGTCGTCGACCCTCAACAACGGCAGCACAAGTACAAGCCCCCTAAACGGCTACCAGTATGTTCTCCTTCATGGAGAGAACTCTAATTCGCCAGACACTATCTGGATCAAGGGGGATGACGGATGTCCTACGAACGCCAAGGCCTACAAGGCCTTCGAAGCAAGTGAAGAGTTTCAGACCCGTGTCACGGAGACCAAGGACTTTTACGGCAGCTTCTACGATGTGCTCGAGAGTGTGTACGACTACAAGCCCGAGAATATGACATACAAGAACGCGTACGACATTTTTGACTTGGTAAATGTGGCACGCATCCACAATAGCACGTCTTTGGCCCGGAACGTGACGGACGAGGAGCTCTTCCAGCTGCGAACGTTGGCAGACAGCGCTGAGTTCGGTTACAACTTCAATGCGTCCAAGCCCGACAGCACCATTCATGCAAAGACTCTTGCGGCTGGCATCCTTGCCCAACTCAACCAGACGGTTGCTTCCAAGGGAAAACTCAAGTTCTCCCTTCTCGCAGGAAGCTACGACACCTTCATGTCCTTCTTTGGTCTTACTGATCTCATCACCATTTCGGACGACTTCTACGGTCTCCCAGACTATGCCTCGACGATGGCGTTTGAGCTCGTTAGCGATAACACGACTGTATTCCCCGCGAATGTCGATGCCGACCTTCGTGTGCGCTTCTTGTTCCGCAACGGCACTTTTGGCGAGCTGACGGCGTTTCCCCTTTTCGGTACTGGAGAAGACACTCTATCATGGCCGCGCTTCGTCGAAGAGATGCAGAAGAGAGCCATCAGTACCGTCGAGGAATGGTGCACTGCTTGCTCTAGTCTTGTGTCATTCTGTGCGGCTTACCAAGATGAGGAAGCTACGAGCTCCAGCTCAGGGAGCAGCGGAGGCATGTCGAATGTCGTTGCCGGTGTTATTGGTGCCATGGTCACTCTCGGCGTTGCTGTCATTGGTGCCATTGCATTCTTCATGATGAAGAAGCGACGCACAGCTCCCGTTTCTCAAGTCCAAGAGTCTATGGCTGAGAAATCCAGTCTGCGCAGTGGCGGTAGT CGAACCAAGGATCTGCGAGAGTCTGGCCATCCGAGACTTGCCGAGGCCTTCGCACCTTCAAAGTGCATTGAAAGGATCATGCCTGTCAAGCTTTGTGATAGCAGCGATCATA TCGTTCGTCAGCAGCCTTCAGGAACCAGAGTTCATCTGATCTTCGAGCGGAACATCCGACGGGATGTTTTTTCCAGAACCCGCTTTTGCACAGCCGATCTCTTTTACAGTCACGGAGCAAGTTGA
- a CDS encoding 50S ribosomal protein L14, whose translation MIQLKTVLQCIDNSGAAMVECAMVVGQKKLARIGDRIVVVVQKHRGASEGGMAGSSAANKVKRGDMRHAVVVRTKQKTLRPDGSVIRFDDNACVLINKAGDPVGSRINGVVGAELRRKKWSKILSMAPMHA comes from the exons ATGATTCAATTAAAG ACGGTGCTGCAATGCATCGACAACTCAGGTGCTGCCATGGTCGAATGCGCCATGGTTGTCGGCCAGAAGAAGCTCGCCCGCATCG GTGACAGAATCGTCGTCGTGGTTCAGAAGCACAGAGGTGCCAGCGAGGGTGGCATGGCCGGCTCATCAGCCGCCAACAAGGTCAAGCGCGGTGACATGCGCCATGCCGTCGTTGTCCGCACCAAGCAAAAGACTCTCCGCCCCGACGGTAGTGTAATTCGGTTCGACGACAACGCCTGCGTTCTCATCAACAAGGCCGGCGACCCCGTTGGCTCTCGCATCAACGGCGTCGTTGGTGCTGAGCTGAGGAGGAAGAAGTGGAGCAAGATCCTTTCCATGGCGCCCATGCACGCATAA
- a CDS encoding histone-lysine N-methyltransferase SET9, with amino-acid sequence MPPSAATAKKQKNKQTLTLAQLASYDDFLTDALVDHVFYWTTIPKNRNSYHPSRGVREEDITQIIRDELAVSKDLESAERKLLATDGFRKFFAALKTDKSKDDFKRHMRRYVQIYLPDCPFEVNSTNRYTIVSHEAAITARRFIRRNETIKYLAGTQVNISPEEEREMTARKKDFSIIISARNKCASLFMGPARFANHDCRANAKLMTTSSATIEIIATRNIDVGEEITVTYAENYFGEDNCECLCRTCEDRCANGWAPAEGEVVVKKSIEESALDGYSLRRRRRDDSAGPSSRTPSVTPDIRPRVSKSRLRSGKSGRDSLAVDSPMSDALSPEKKQSFDSLVTPPITPSKRRKISATQAAKARQEAIVTSTESSASESVRSMSLTSSGNEDGSVTDITEPEKDSPEPSQRQKHSELVKKEEYEETTEQALAKAAPYSSQRRGQKEMPDTSRAGSVVVSRSIPISSLCNPPSPPSKTSGPNPPVWLYPASVPSYKIQDRMSIAAAMCSSVSTKPVAMSPTGASKSSSTSSLKLTQNVAKSLSTKESLGSSRREAVVKTSKVEALASIEQDELGDRSSVTVLTAKVEAPVSTENPAPITDSIKVCAKVAETVESGGDQPPLKKRKYQRRTFIKETTPPAKTRTPGDYTLTPLLLSEPQTAWVRCMNCETAFVQQNAYYTKSSCPRCERHSKLYGYIWPKTERAGPQDKEQRILDHRLIHRFLGRDEEARIRGRKRPAASTSETLEDCAGSRLGNKRLRAAGEESDQGEDTSGLRRSGRMRKASIKVAEP; translated from the exons ATGCCGCCCTCTGCTGCTACGGCAAAGAAGCAGAAGAATAAGCAGACGCTGACATTGGCGCAACTGGCATCGTACGATGATTTCCTGACTGATGCTCTAGTCGATCAT GTCTTCTACTGGACTACGATTCCCAAGAACAGAAACTCCTATCATCCTTCGCGAGGTGTGCGGGAGGAGGACATTACCCAAATCATCCGCGACGAGCTCGCTGTCAGCAAAGACCTCGAATCCGCCGAGCGCAAGTTGCTAGCTACCGATGGCTTCCGCAAGTTCTTCGCCGCCCTCAAGACGGACAAATCCAAGGATGACTTCAAGCGTCATATGCGCCGCTATGTCCAGATTTACCTTCCTGACTGCCCATTTGAGGTGAACTCGACGAACCGCTACACGATTGTTTCGCACGAAGCCGCCATCACGGCCCGACGCTTTATACGGCGAAACGAGACGATCAAGTACTTGGCCGGAACGCAGGTCAACATTTCACCCGAGGAGGAGCGAGAAATGACGGCCCGGAAGAAGGACTTTAGCATCATTATTTCCGCCAGGAACAAATGCGCCAGCCTGTTCATGGGCCCTGCCCGATTTGCGAACCACGACTGCAGAGCCAATGCGAAGCTCATGACTACGTCTTCAGCCACGATTGAGATCATTGCGACGAGGAACATCGATGTTGGCGAAGAGATTACCGTCACATATGCCGAGAACTACTTCGGGGAGGACAACTGCGAATGTCTATGCAGAACATGCGAAGACAGATGTGCAAACGGTTGGGCACCGGCAGAAGGAGAAGTTGTGGTTAAGAAAAGCATCGAGGAGTCCGCTTTGGACGGATACTCTTTGCGGCGGAGGAGAAGGGACGATAGCGCCGGCCCGTCGTCTCGAACACCTTCTGTCACGCCAGACATCCGGCCGCGAGTGTCTAAATCACGACTCAGGAGCGGGAAATCTGGCCGAGATTCTCTAGCAGTCGACTCACCAATGTCAGATGCTCTTTCACCAGAAAAGAAGCAGTCTTTCGATTCACTCGTCACACCGCCCATCACGCCATCCAAAAGACGAAAAATTTCGGCTACGCAAGCAGCCAAAGCCCGTCAGGAAGCCATTGTCACGTCAACAGAGAGCTCGGCCTCCGAGTCTGTGCGCAGCATGTCATTGACCAGTAGCGGAAACGAAGACGGGTCGGTGACGGACATTACTGAGCCGGAGAAAGACTCCCCGGAACCGAGCCAACGTCAGAAGCATTCGGAGCTTGTCAAGAAAGAGGAGTATGAGGAGACCACGGAGCAAGCACTGGCTAAGGCGGCGCCATACTCGTCGCAAAGAAGGGGCCAAAAGGAAATGCCAGACACCAGTCGAGCTGGATCTGTTGTTGTCTCCCGGTCAATTCCCATCTCGTCCTTGTGCAATCCTCCGTCACCGCCTTCTAAAACCTCGGGTCCAAACCCTCCAGTGTGGCTATACCCGGCGAGCGTCCCTTCGTACAAGATCCAGGATCGTATGAGTATCGCAGCTGCTATGTGCAGCAGCGTGAGCACGAAGCCAGTGGCAATGTCACCAACAGGCGCATCAAAAAGCTCTAGCACGAGCAGTTTGAAGCTGACACAAAACGTTGCTAAATCCCTCTCAACAAAAGAGTCGCTCGGAAGCTCTCGTCGTGAGGCCGTGGTGAAAACGTCAAAGGTTGAGGCTCTTGCGTCAATAGAGCAAGACGAGTTGGGCGATCGCAGCTCCGTCACCGTGCTGACTGCAAAGGTCGAAGCACCGGTATCGACAGAAAATCCTGCGCCGATCACTGACAGTATCAAAGTCTGTGCAAAGGTTGCTGAGACGGTGGAGAGCGGTGGTGACCAGCCACCTCTGAAGAAGCGCAAGTATCAGCGGCGCACCTTTATCAAGGAGACCACACCACCCGCAAAGACCCGAACGCCCGGCGACTATACTCTAACACCGCTGTTGCTATCAGAGCCGCAGACGGCATGGGTTCGCTGCATGAATTGCGAGACAGCATTTGTGCAGCAAAATGCGTACTACACCAAGAGTTCGTGCCCGCGCTGCGAACGCCACTCTAAGCTCTACGGTTACATTTGGCCGAAGACTGAGAGGGCCGGGCCTCAAGATAAGGAGCAGCGCATCTTGGACCACCGCCTTATCCACCGGTTCCTGGGGCGCGACGAGGAGGCGCGTATCCGGGGACGAAAGCGACCCGCAGCGAGCACATCGGAGACACTCGAAGATTGCGCGGGGAGTAGGCTTGGAAACAAGCGCCTCAGAGCCGCGGGTGAAGAATCCGACCAAGGCGAAGATACGAGCGGGTTAAGACGGAGTGGTCGAATGCGCAAGGCTAGCATCAAGGTGGCAGAGCCGTAG